The nucleotide sequence CGCGCTCCGCAGGATGGACGGCAACACGCCTGCAAGAGAGGACATGACGACGATGCGACTGGGCGAGCTGGACGAGTGATTCTGGGTGAGCTGCGGAAGGAaggcctgcagcagccggaCATTCGCGAAGTAGTTGATGTTCATCATGTCGTGGCATATTTCTTCAAAGGCAGGCTCCGCCGTGAAGGGGGCGATGGCGCCTGCGCCGGCGTTAAGCACCAGGTATTTGAGAAGGGGCCTCGTGCTCCCATCCTTGGTGTTGTAGAGGTGAGCGTACTCGCTGCGAACGCGAGCGGTGCCCTCCGCCTTGCTGATGTCTGCTTGGATGTACTCGATCCGCGGTGCGCCAGCCTCCCTACATGCCTGCACGGCTGTCTTCAGCGCCGTCTCATTGCGGCCCACCAGAACAATCTCACAGTGAGCAGCAGAAAAGATCTTGGCCAGCTCCAGTCCCAACCCGGAGCCACCGCCCGTGATGAGGGCTACGGCGCCTGCCTGGAGTCTCTGCCGCTTGACTCGGCGGTGCACTTGACGGCTCAGAAGCACcacagtgagagagagaagagccgcCAAAGCAACACGAGACATCTCTTGACGCGATAATGAGTTGATGTATTTACTGCTCTTTTTTCACTTATGGTTGAAGCCGCAGGTTTTCGTAGCTccacgcgtgcgtgcgtgtgtgtgtgtgggggggggtgttggAGATGCGAAGTGGTTCAG is from Leishmania panamensis strain MHOM/PA/94/PSC-1 chromosome 35 sequence and encodes:
- a CDS encoding short chain dehydrogenase-like protein (TriTrypDB/GeneDB-style sysID: LpmP.35.3490) gives rise to the protein MSRVALAALLSLTVVLLSRQVHRRVKRQRLQAGAVALITGGGSGLGLELAKIFSAAHCEIVLVGRNETALKTAVQACREAGAPRIEYIQADISKAEGTARVRSEYAHLYNTKDGSTRPLLKYLVLNAGAGAIAPFTAEPAFEEICHDMMNINYFANVRLLQAFLPQLTQNHSSSSPSRIVVMSSLAGVLPSILRSAYTASKHAIQGFMNALRGETTVHITLCCPGYVDTDFHSRVLTNDGKPLGGNQRRGVSPAACARQCMDGVLCDDAEVIMTIVGKLAYHLRPFLTKIVDLLVKRKSLKSLEHD